A stretch of the Leptospira kirschneri serovar Cynopteri str. 3522 CT genome encodes the following:
- a CDS encoding adhesin OmpL37 family surface protein: MRAVFGITIYVVLSGPFSVFADYASNGATHLVRVERGIKTNEFLIQALNSTISNLGSEANKALYKRIIQHHVETNQLYFQFDLEKSYSELKRTQDLLVILYSNVIESSRKTIRGELDSLGQKAIREAETKPKKHLEMAYRELSAAEQKKTISDNTRPYLQPIKLELLYESLKLLKQSRKYVVLLSMKYLSDFPPDPETEDFTGILNEINRAMFSRKDEFAKIHFDNHFHTYSGENLYDSYWQDPALEELEKPLGEIDSAYSRARRNAKR, translated from the coding sequence ATGAGAGCGGTTTTTGGAATTACGATCTACGTCGTTTTATCGGGTCCATTTTCCGTTTTTGCCGATTATGCGAGTAACGGAGCTACACATCTTGTTCGAGTCGAAAGAGGAATTAAAACGAACGAGTTTTTGATCCAAGCTTTGAATAGTACTATTTCCAATTTAGGTTCGGAAGCGAACAAAGCTCTTTATAAAAGAATTATTCAACATCATGTTGAAACTAATCAATTATACTTTCAATTCGATTTGGAAAAATCTTATTCCGAGCTAAAACGTACTCAAGATTTACTCGTAATTCTTTATTCCAATGTGATCGAATCGAGTAGAAAAACTATCCGAGGTGAATTGGATTCCCTCGGACAAAAAGCGATCCGAGAAGCCGAAACCAAACCAAAAAAACATCTCGAAATGGCATATCGAGAATTGAGTGCAGCGGAACAAAAAAAAACTATTTCGGATAATACAAGGCCGTATCTGCAACCAATCAAATTGGAACTACTTTACGAATCTTTAAAGTTACTCAAACAATCTAGAAAGTATGTAGTTCTTCTTTCCATGAAATATCTTTCTGATTTCCCTCCCGATCCGGAAACTGAAGATTTTACTGGAATTCTAAATGAAATCAATCGAGCTATGTTTTCTCGTAAAGACGAATTCGCTAAAATCCATTTTGACAATCACTTTCATACCTATTCCGGTGAAAATTTATACGATAGTTATTGGCAAGATCCCGCTTTAGAAGAATTGGAAAAACCTTTAGGCGAAATAGATTCTGCTTATTCTAGAGCCAGACGAAATGCAAAACGTTGA
- a CDS encoding LIC10260 family lipoprotein encodes MKVFRITILILILIILTSCSQNVKRISYVSVDKPKDGILSNESKSVEFGKFRFGIVYIPPVGVHSYLKEAEIQSGSTTLRNVDVVMRPGFCLLPLMPLVCFTRYSIIVESNSVQPAP; translated from the coding sequence ATGAAAGTATTTCGAATTACTATTCTAATCCTAATCTTGATAATTCTTACCAGTTGTTCTCAAAATGTAAAACGAATCTCTTATGTTTCTGTGGATAAACCCAAAGACGGAATTCTTTCCAATGAAAGTAAATCTGTAGAGTTCGGAAAATTTCGATTCGGAATCGTTTATATTCCTCCCGTAGGTGTACACTCGTATTTAAAAGAAGCCGAAATACAAAGCGGAAGTACAACACTCAGAAATGTCGACGTAGTTATGAGACCTGGATTTTGTTTACTTCCTTTAATGCCGTTAGTTTGTTTTACTAGATACTCTATTATTGTAGAAAGTAATTCAGTTCAACCAGCCCCTTAA
- a CDS encoding NRDE family protein, which produces MCTALIYRNPDLEIFGIGFNRDESVKRKPSLAPTKLENGSVFAIAPLDGDYGGTWIGINSSKEIFCLLNFYEATLKLLKNPTSRGLLVRSCLLDEVKPEHLKSEDLNHYYPFKLLKITLDRTETFVWNGKELITDFYTKSFQILGSSFTQGPKAQISREEVFQKYYLPKTFPDADGFLKLSKDFLTSHLPEKGALSSCMHRRDAHTVSKTEIVLQENKCTITYQEGQPCEAPDTKVFKTDFAKEE; this is translated from the coding sequence ATGTGTACCGCTCTCATTTATAGAAATCCAGATCTAGAAATTTTCGGTATAGGATTTAATAGAGACGAGTCTGTAAAAAGAAAACCCTCCCTGGCTCCGACAAAATTGGAGAACGGTTCTGTTTTTGCGATTGCTCCTTTAGATGGAGATTACGGAGGCACTTGGATTGGGATTAATTCTTCGAAGGAAATTTTTTGTCTTTTGAATTTTTATGAAGCAACTCTTAAACTTTTAAAAAATCCTACAAGTAGAGGTTTACTTGTAAGATCTTGTTTGTTAGACGAAGTTAAACCGGAACATTTAAAATCCGAAGATCTAAATCATTATTATCCGTTTAAACTTCTAAAAATCACTTTAGACAGAACGGAAACTTTTGTATGGAACGGAAAGGAACTCATAACGGATTTTTATACGAAAAGCTTTCAAATATTAGGAAGTTCTTTTACACAAGGACCTAAGGCTCAAATTTCTAGAGAAGAAGTTTTTCAAAAATATTATCTACCTAAAACATTTCCGGACGCGGACGGATTTTTGAAACTATCTAAAGATTTTCTTACCTCCCATTTACCTGAAAAAGGAGCGTTGTCATCTTGTATGCACAGAAGAGACGCTCACACTGTTTCTAAAACAGAAATCGTATTACAGGAAAACAAATGTACAATTACATACCAAGAAGGGCAACCATGTGAAGCCCCGGATACAAAAGTTTTTAAGACTGATTTTGCAAAGGAAGAATGA
- a CDS encoding OmpA family protein, protein MRNGIRLITTSFFLFNFSLHSNTFLKTNTEVFSPNWDGKNDVLEFRISKSALPRLSDWELVIKNSGDDIVKIFKADHRRKRGFSFFGLLQDDTQLSPLEITIPESILWFGEDSKGFLLPDGEYKYILRLVTENKENLLSEEKTILLDSHSPSSEIGTKTRVLFLNGDRNSSRINISQKVSGESSDYFTGEFLDSEGKIVKSYTWKFKDVPSVLIWDGTDFSNKQLSNGIYTYRLIGSDKVKNESISVISDLTIRNEMIGVDMFSDSKIYSYQPGSLKNSAKFTFYVSPKLKSDSYEIEIFQKKGNEEKNVYRLRETGEPGTEWKWDLKNQAGDFVSAGTYHCRLTVHSRYERYQSIPSSFEVSKESFGLDLSLSTNEFSPDNDGKNDLLKIYLSHQGIPLQSWEITLYEIPPYTSLRRKIKTWNGEGQPGPEIFWEGLDESGVRIGSLSEFYFEWKYTDVLGRESNKKGAEFKTTILVLEEDHSLRISIPESQVEARWWSLPGKIRSLLNEFPGYKIELQSHSSHQGDEEVNQVGTEERAREALEYFFSKTVPFGRIRFRGYGETLPLIPGSGKYEADKNQRIDFYLSP, encoded by the coding sequence ATGCGGAACGGAATTCGTTTGATTACGACGTCTTTTTTCCTTTTTAATTTTTCACTTCACTCAAATACTTTTTTAAAGACGAATACGGAAGTATTCTCGCCCAATTGGGATGGAAAAAATGACGTGCTTGAATTTAGAATTTCTAAATCGGCGCTTCCTCGACTTTCCGATTGGGAACTTGTAATTAAAAATTCCGGAGATGACATAGTAAAAATTTTCAAAGCGGATCATAGAAGGAAAAGGGGATTTTCTTTTTTTGGATTGTTGCAGGATGATACACAACTGTCTCCTCTTGAAATTACAATTCCAGAATCGATTCTATGGTTCGGAGAAGATTCTAAAGGATTCTTGCTCCCGGATGGAGAATACAAATATATACTTAGATTAGTTACCGAAAATAAAGAAAATCTATTATCTGAAGAAAAAACGATTCTTTTAGATTCTCATTCGCCTAGTTCTGAAATCGGTACTAAGACGAGAGTTCTTTTCTTAAACGGAGATCGAAATTCTTCTCGTATTAATATTTCTCAAAAAGTTTCCGGAGAATCGTCTGACTATTTTACGGGGGAATTTTTAGATTCGGAAGGAAAGATCGTAAAGTCTTATACGTGGAAATTCAAGGATGTACCTTCCGTTTTAATCTGGGATGGAACAGATTTTTCTAATAAACAATTGTCTAATGGGATTTATACGTATCGATTGATCGGAAGCGACAAAGTAAAAAACGAATCTATTTCCGTAATTTCTGATCTTACGATCCGTAACGAAATGATCGGCGTAGATATGTTCTCCGATTCTAAAATTTATTCTTATCAACCGGGGAGTTTAAAAAATTCGGCGAAGTTTACTTTTTACGTTTCCCCTAAACTCAAATCGGATTCTTACGAAATCGAAATTTTTCAAAAGAAAGGAAATGAAGAAAAAAACGTCTATCGTTTGCGTGAAACCGGAGAACCGGGAACGGAATGGAAATGGGATCTAAAGAATCAAGCCGGTGATTTTGTTTCGGCTGGAACTTATCATTGTCGGCTAACGGTTCATAGTCGATATGAACGTTATCAATCCATACCTTCTTCGTTCGAAGTTTCCAAAGAATCCTTCGGTCTAGATTTATCTCTTTCGACAAATGAATTTTCTCCGGATAACGATGGAAAAAATGATCTTTTAAAGATTTATCTTTCGCATCAAGGAATTCCTCTACAATCTTGGGAAATAACGTTATACGAAATACCTCCTTATACTTCTCTGAGACGTAAAATCAAAACTTGGAACGGCGAGGGGCAACCAGGTCCTGAAATTTTTTGGGAAGGTTTGGATGAATCGGGAGTTCGAATTGGTTCTTTGAGCGAATTTTATTTTGAATGGAAATATACGGATGTATTGGGAAGGGAATCGAATAAAAAAGGAGCAGAATTCAAAACTACGATTCTAGTATTAGAAGAAGATCATTCCTTACGAATTTCGATTCCGGAATCTCAAGTAGAAGCGAGATGGTGGAGTTTACCCGGAAAAATCCGTTCGTTGTTAAACGAATTTCCGGGATATAAGATAGAATTACAATCTCATTCTTCACATCAAGGAGATGAGGAAGTCAATCAAGTAGGAACCGAAGAAAGAGCTAGAGAAGCACTTGAATATTTTTTTTCCAAGACGGTACCATTTGGAAGAATTCGTTTTCGAGGTTATGGAGAAACTTTACCTTTAATTCCAGGTTCCGGAAAATACGAAGCGGATAAAAATCAGAGAATCGATTTTTATCTTTCGCCTTAA
- a CDS encoding NUDIX hydrolase, whose product MKYCSSCGSSVTYKIPEGDNRSRHVCDQCGTIHYQNPKIIVGSIPIWENRILLCKRAIEPRKGFWTLPAGFLENRETVEEGAVRETKEEANAEINILGLQSVYSIPHISQIYMFFLADLVDGKFSVSSESEEIKLFSVEEIPWEELAFTSVSFALRKYVDSSVKNSLHLGNTRDRKNISKGS is encoded by the coding sequence ATGAAATACTGTAGCTCTTGCGGATCGTCCGTCACGTATAAAATACCGGAAGGAGACAATCGATCCAGACACGTGTGTGATCAATGTGGAACGATACACTATCAAAATCCTAAGATAATAGTTGGGAGTATACCGATTTGGGAAAATCGAATTTTACTTTGTAAACGAGCAATCGAACCCAGAAAAGGATTTTGGACTTTACCCGCAGGATTTTTGGAAAACAGAGAAACGGTAGAAGAAGGTGCTGTCCGGGAAACTAAAGAAGAAGCAAATGCAGAAATCAATATTCTTGGACTACAGAGCGTTTATAGTATTCCACACATCAGTCAGATTTATATGTTTTTTTTAGCGGATTTAGTGGATGGAAAATTTTCAGTAAGTTCCGAGTCTGAAGAGATAAAACTTTTTTCTGTAGAGGAAATTCCTTGGGAAGAGTTGGCATTTACTTCTGTATCTTTTGCACTTAGGAAATACGTGGATTCTTCTGTTAAAAATTCGCTTCACTTAGGGAATACTAGAGATCGTAAAAATATTTCTAAAGGATCTTAG
- a CDS encoding carbon starvation protein A, whose amino-acid sequence MLPLIAVLVCFLVYFLGYKFYSGYISRSIFDLKNGLNDTPAHKLNDGIDYLPTKPVVLFGHHYASIAGLAPVLGPAVAVIWGWLPAMFWVVFGSIFVGCVHDFGALVISVRNQGKSIGQVAEDLLGHRARSLFHAIIFFLVSLAMGVFVLVLAEMFSADPKTSLFPSINSASYMITKEKKSGSVTTSNHKQISDNVDSNSIDLKKKPTLTNSTQAQNSTIASSESANKKVHDHPGEIRTEEKPSIRLRSHFPEAVIPSAAIMVLAVIMGYLHYKKGMNLTTLTVFSVFGTLLSMILGMQDSVLSWTGLSHVETSPSTGTWKYILLFYAFLASVTPVWLLLQSRDYINSFLLYLGIVLIYLGFFTGGILQNFPSFNAEVIRTTTIGLDLIPFVFITIACGAVSGFHALVSSGTTAKQLDKETDARPIGYGGMIGESLLGLSAVIACTIGFTSSEEWSGFYRSWSGIQGLAPQVGAYIYGTGRFLLQIGIPEIFGQGFIALIVISFALTSLDSATRLLRYNIEEIAESTRISWIQTFVGNRYVSSLIACVAIGFFAFLEIEQDGKKKPAGLALWKLFGTTNQLLAGLALLVVTIFLLKLKKKIKVSFIPMLFVLSVTLWAMIRNFLDFLTGPSPNLLLAAVGGTLIFLTLWLLLEAVLTWNRIRKV is encoded by the coding sequence ATGCTTCCTTTAATTGCAGTTCTTGTATGTTTTCTAGTTTATTTTCTAGGATATAAATTTTACTCGGGTTATATTTCCAGATCTATCTTTGATTTAAAAAATGGTTTAAACGATACTCCTGCTCATAAACTAAACGACGGGATAGATTATCTTCCCACAAAACCGGTAGTGTTATTCGGCCATCATTATGCGTCCATTGCCGGATTAGCTCCGGTGCTTGGGCCTGCGGTTGCGGTAATTTGGGGTTGGCTTCCTGCAATGTTCTGGGTCGTATTTGGAAGTATCTTTGTGGGTTGTGTACACGATTTTGGAGCGTTAGTAATTTCGGTTCGAAATCAAGGAAAAAGTATCGGTCAAGTGGCAGAAGATCTTTTAGGCCACCGAGCTAGAAGTTTGTTTCACGCGATCATTTTCTTTTTAGTTTCGTTGGCAATGGGAGTTTTTGTTCTTGTACTTGCCGAAATGTTTTCCGCAGATCCAAAGACGAGCTTATTTCCTTCTATAAACTCAGCGTCTTATATGATCACGAAAGAAAAAAAATCCGGTTCCGTAACAACTTCGAACCATAAACAAATTTCGGATAACGTAGATTCTAATTCTATCGATTTAAAAAAGAAACCTACTTTAACAAATTCTACTCAGGCACAAAATTCTACGATTGCAAGTTCCGAAAGTGCAAACAAAAAAGTTCACGATCATCCGGGAGAAATCAGAACGGAAGAAAAACCATCCATCCGATTAAGAAGTCATTTTCCGGAAGCGGTCATTCCATCTGCAGCGATTATGGTTCTTGCGGTGATTATGGGATATTTACATTACAAAAAAGGAATGAACTTAACTACTCTTACCGTGTTCAGCGTATTTGGAACTTTACTTTCCATGATCTTAGGAATGCAAGATTCGGTTCTTTCTTGGACCGGACTCAGTCATGTAGAGACTTCTCCTTCTACGGGAACTTGGAAATACATACTTTTATTTTATGCGTTTTTGGCTTCGGTAACTCCGGTCTGGTTGTTATTACAAAGTAGGGACTATATCAATTCTTTCTTATTGTATTTAGGAATTGTATTGATCTATTTAGGATTTTTTACGGGGGGAATTTTACAAAATTTTCCTTCTTTTAACGCAGAAGTAATACGAACTACAACGATCGGACTTGATTTGATTCCGTTCGTATTTATCACGATCGCTTGCGGAGCGGTTTCCGGATTTCATGCGTTAGTCAGTTCGGGAACTACTGCTAAACAATTGGATAAGGAAACAGACGCAAGACCGATCGGTTATGGGGGGATGATAGGAGAATCGTTGCTCGGTTTGTCTGCTGTGATTGCATGTACGATAGGATTTACTTCTTCGGAAGAATGGTCTGGATTCTACCGTTCTTGGTCGGGGATACAAGGTTTGGCTCCACAAGTAGGGGCTTATATTTATGGAACGGGAAGATTTTTACTTCAGATTGGAATTCCGGAAATTTTCGGACAAGGGTTTATTGCGCTTATTGTAATCAGCTTTGCATTGACTTCTTTGGATTCTGCTACAAGACTTCTTAGATACAACATCGAAGAGATTGCAGAATCAACCCGTATTTCTTGGATTCAAACTTTTGTAGGAAACAGATATGTTTCTAGTCTAATCGCTTGTGTGGCGATAGGATTCTTCGCGTTTTTAGAAATTGAACAAGATGGAAAAAAGAAACCTGCAGGACTTGCACTCTGGAAACTTTTTGGAACTACAAACCAATTATTAGCGGGGCTTGCACTTTTGGTAGTAACCATTTTCCTTTTAAAGTTGAAGAAAAAAATCAAAGTTTCTTTTATACCGATGTTGTTTGTATTGTCAGTAACTCTTTGGGCTATGATCAGAAACTTTTTAGATTTTTTAACGGGACCGTCTCCCAATTTGCTTCTTGCTGCGGTGGGAGGGACTTTAATCTTTTTGACTCTTTGGTTGTTGTTAGAAGCGGTATTAACTTGGAATCGTATTAGAAAAGTATGA
- a CDS encoding J domain-containing protein, producing the protein MQTQSFDQIRSALEDIIFEIQSGCTNCEWYIPVEKIISALNIRKEDYYRIFYNLRNDVHFSSRAAAGFNETHADSLIQLLSKILKIEGISEEFAKNGIYFDDNYLAELQVSLKENIQTRLARHELDRELLLLLSSATLDFDDAFDSYFDDKFNFERIVENGISDFIELKSIQNDYGADVFLKNHIFSILNTKVFHLREITKEYRDRAYYDLFGTFRKKPKKKKPVSVFQEMDPETQRHLDVLGFDTPCTLEELKKRFKELIKKYHPDVNKDGLEMTQKIIASYNYLILRMS; encoded by the coding sequence ATGCAGACTCAAAGTTTTGATCAAATCCGTTCCGCTTTGGAGGATATTATTTTCGAAATTCAATCCGGATGTACCAATTGTGAGTGGTATATTCCGGTAGAAAAAATCATATCCGCTTTAAATATTCGTAAAGAAGACTATTATAGAATTTTTTACAACCTAAGAAATGACGTACATTTTTCTTCTAGAGCAGCTGCGGGCTTTAACGAAACACATGCGGATTCTCTGATTCAGCTTCTTTCTAAAATTCTAAAGATAGAAGGAATTTCAGAAGAATTTGCGAAAAATGGAATATACTTTGACGACAACTATTTAGCAGAACTTCAAGTGAGTCTGAAAGAAAATATTCAAACCAGATTGGCAAGACACGAACTCGATCGGGAACTTCTTTTACTTTTATCTTCTGCAACTTTAGATTTTGATGATGCTTTTGATTCTTACTTTGATGATAAATTTAACTTTGAAAGAATCGTAGAAAATGGAATCTCCGATTTTATAGAACTGAAATCCATTCAAAACGACTACGGTGCGGACGTTTTTTTAAAAAATCATATCTTTTCTATTCTCAACACAAAAGTTTTTCATCTCAGAGAAATCACGAAAGAATACAGAGACAGGGCTTATTACGATTTGTTCGGTACATTTCGCAAAAAACCTAAAAAGAAAAAACCGGTTTCCGTTTTTCAAGAGATGGATCCGGAAACACAAAGACATTTAGATGTACTCGGATTTGACACTCCTTGTACATTAGAAGAATTGAAAAAACGATTCAAAGAATTGATCAAAAAATACCATCCGGACGTAAATAAAGACGGACTTGAAATGACTCAGAAAATCATCGCTTCGTATAACTATTTGATTCTGAGGATGAGTTAG
- a CDS encoding HPP family protein: MFFWITKGISETYIPTVRSEIIHSISPTIPTKKLETGDDLEYKLEKGIHSEYKSNSYLRKSGSNPIESLSSLMAKDLMTSPVVSFLEDDPIQRAEEIFVQKRFRHVPVLDQKNTLCGILSDRDWMCWRLEHTLDLKQTIGEVMKTKILSVQIHARIGEISKVLFEERIGCLPIINDRIEVIGIITRSDILRAILKMSQSEFLA, encoded by the coding sequence TTGTTTTTTTGGATTACAAAAGGTATTTCAGAAACTTATATCCCTACTGTTCGATCCGAAATCATTCATTCAATTTCTCCCACCATTCCAACTAAAAAATTAGAAACGGGAGATGATCTAGAATATAAACTCGAAAAAGGAATCCATTCCGAATATAAATCTAATTCTTATTTGAGAAAATCCGGATCGAATCCGATTGAATCCCTTTCTTCTTTAATGGCAAAAGATCTAATGACTTCTCCCGTAGTTAGTTTTTTAGAAGACGATCCAATACAAAGAGCAGAAGAAATTTTTGTTCAAAAACGTTTTCGTCACGTTCCAGTTCTTGATCAAAAAAACACGTTATGCGGTATTTTGTCCGACAGAGATTGGATGTGCTGGAGATTAGAACACACTTTGGATTTGAAACAAACGATCGGAGAAGTTATGAAAACCAAAATCCTTTCTGTACAAATTCATGCAAGAATCGGAGAAATTTCAAAAGTTCTTTTTGAAGAGAGAATCGGATGTCTTCCTATTATAAACGATCGAATTGAAGTAATCGGGATCATTACAAGAAGTGATATTTTACGAGCCATTTTAAAAATGAGCCAAAGTGAATTTCTTGCTTAA